From Nymphaea colorata isolate Beijing-Zhang1983 chromosome 6, ASM883128v2, whole genome shotgun sequence, a single genomic window includes:
- the LOC116255876 gene encoding receptor-like protein kinase At3g21340 encodes MINLNISGNNLAGNASANSSEKGVVVGPTIGSLLFLLVLVMLAIFISKKRPRNAVPWSSSVNSGKSTALLGQEIKSCFSHVDIVGITNNFEKVIGGGGSGNVYYGRLENGCEVAVKVLKNSHSQGTKEFVAEVKLLMTVHHKCLVSFVGYCEEGANLIVIYEHMSGGDLRQLLSGRTSTSAFLTWERRLQVALSIAAGLDYLHSGCNPPIIHRDVKTTNILLNAKMEAKVADFGLSKAGKKDDVTHLSTVVAGTPGYIDPEYYCTNLLTKKSDVYSFGVVLFELITGRTPLFDVSGERFHIVQWATARLVRGDIQSVADPKLGAQYEVNSMWKVADLAMSCTSQQSHSRPRMSDVAIQLKEAIEVETYYRQRTGCSFAEVQHSSSSSYEVSSSFPSASFLPPAR; translated from the exons ATGATAAACCTAAA CATTTCGGGCAACAATCTTGCGGGCAACGCAAGCGCAAACAGCTCAGAGAAGGGGGTGGTGGTTGGACCAACTATTGGTTCGCTCTTGTTCTTATTGGTCTTGGTTATGCTTGCCATCTTCATTTCCAAGAAGCGGCCTCGAAATGCGGTTCCTTGGAGTTCATCTG TTAATAGTGGCAAGTCAACGGCTCTTTTAGGACAGGAGATCAAGAGTTGTTTCTCTCATGTTGATATAGTGGGAATCACCAACAACTTTGAGAAAGTCATCGGTGGAGGAGGATCTGGCAATGTATACTATGGCCGACTTGAAAATGGTTGTGAAGTTGCTGTCAAGGTACTAAAGAATTCTCACTCACAAGGAACCAAGGAATTTGTAGCAGAG GTGAAGCTATTGATGACAGTTCACCACAAATGCTTAGTCTCCTTTGTTGGCTACTGTGAGGAAGGTGCAAATCTGATTGTTATCTATGAGCACATGAGTGGTGGGGATCTAAGGCAGCTGCTGTCAG GAAGGACTAGCACATCTGCATTTCTAACATGGGAGAGAAGACTTCAGGTCGCACTGAGCATTGCGGCAG GGTTGGACTATTTGCACTCAGGATGTAATCCGCCGATCATTCACAGGGatgtgaaaacaacaaatattctTTTGAATGCAAAGATGGAAGCAAAAGTAGCAGATTTTGGATTGTCCAAAGCTGGCAAAAAGGACGATGTGACGCATTTATCAACTGTAGTTGCCGGCACACCCGGATATATTGATCCTGA GTATTACTGTACAAACCTACTCACCAAGAAGAGCGACGTCTATAGCTTCGGTGTGGTTCTATTTGAGCTCATAACTGGACGTACTCCATTGTTCGATGTATCCGGAGAGCGTTTCCATATAGTTCAATGGGCAACGGCAAGACTGGTTAGAGGGGACATCCAGAGTGTTGCAGACCCTAAACTGGGTGCGCAATATGAAGTAAACTCCATGTGGAAAGTTGCAGATCTAGCAATGTCCTGCACCTCTCAACAATCTCATTCAAGGCCCCGCATGAGTGATGTAGCAATCCAACTGAAGGAGGCCATCGAGGTAGAGACTTACTATCGACAGAGGACTGGTTGCTCATTTGCAGAGGTTCAACATTCATCGTCATCTTCTTATGAAGTTTCCAGCTCATTTCCTTCAGCTTCGTTTCTACCACCAGCCAGATAG
- the LOC126410144 gene encoding probable LRR receptor-like serine/threonine-protein kinase At1g51880 — MEAKVADFGLSKAGKKDDVTHLSTVVAGTPGYIDPEYYCTNLLTKKSDVYSFGVVLFELITGRTPLFDVSGERFHIVQWATARLVRGDIQSVADPKLGAQYEVNSMWKVADLAMSCTSQQSHSRPRMSDVAIQLKEAIEVETYYRQRTGCSFAEVQHSSSSSYEVSSSFPSASFLPPAR; from the exons ATGGAAGCAAAAGTAGCAGATTTTGGATTGTCCAAAGCTGGCAAAAAGGACGATGTGACGCATTTATCAACTGTAGTTGCCGGCACACCCGGATATATTGATCCTGA GTATTACTGTACAAACCTACTCACCAAGAAGAGCGACGTCTATAGCTTCGGTGTGGTTCTATTTGAGCTCATAACTGGACGTACTCCATTGTTCGATGTATCCGGAGAGCGTTTCCATATAGTTCAATGGGCAACGGCAAGACTGGTTAGAGGGGACATCCAGAGTGTTGCAGACCCTAAACTGGGTGCGCAATATGAAGTAAACTCCATGTGGAAAGTTGCAGATCTAGCAATGTCCTGCACCTCTCAACAATCTCATTCAAGGCCCCGCATGAGTGATGTAGCAATCCAACTGAAGGAGGCCATCGAGGTAGAGACTTACTATCGACAGAGGACTGGTTGCTCATTTGCAGAGGTTCAACATTCATCGTCATCTTCTTATGAAGTTTCCAGCTCATTTCCTTCAGCTTCGTTTCTACCACCAGCCAGATAG